A window from Colius striatus isolate bColStr4 chromosome 27, bColStr4.1.hap1, whole genome shotgun sequence encodes these proteins:
- the ZNF703 gene encoding LOW QUALITY PROTEIN: zinc finger protein 703 (The sequence of the model RefSeq protein was modified relative to this genomic sequence to represent the inferred CDS: deleted 1 base in 1 codon) — MSGAPGGPRPRTPPSRGAAGAPSPRPPPADPLRQASRLPIRVLKMLSAHGGHLLHPEYLQPLSSTPVSPIELDAKKSPLALLAQTCSQIGKPDPPPSSKLNAVASAGLPAADKEPAARPAALKPPGSGDAPPEDKSSFKPYSKGGGEPRKDGSADKAGFRVPSAACPPFPPHAAASPGGSRDASPQHADPKGAEEKKEPEAGKPSPEGTGGGLGRGATEPGAHGEPPSGRKSEPPALPPAGHVAPVSPYKPGHSVFPLPPSSIGYHGSIVGAYAGYPSQFVPGLDPTKPGLVGSQLPGALGLPGKPPSSSPLTGASPPSFMQGLCRDPYCLSYHSASHLGSSNCSSCVHDPGSLKSGYPLVYPTHPLHSVHTTLSSGGTPSLPGHPLYTYGFMLQNDPLPHICNWVSASGPCDKRFATSEELLTHLRTHTALPGADKLLAGYPTSGLGSAASCHLHLPPAAPGSPNTLPASLSLRSPHTLGLNRYHPYGKSHLPTAGALPVPSLPAAGPYYSPYALYGQRLTSASALGYQ, encoded by the exons ATGAGCGGTGCCCCCGGCGGGCCCCGGCCGAGGACCCCGCCGAGCCGCGGAGCCGCGGGCGCCCCGTCGccccggccgccccccgccgaCCCGCTGCGCCAGGCCAGCCGGCTGCCCATCCGCGTCCTGAAGATGCTCAGCGCCCACGGGGGCCACCTCCTGCACCCCGAGTACCTCCAGCCGCTCTCGTCTACGCCCGTCAGCCCCATCGAG CTGGACGCCAAGAAGAGCCCGCTGGCGCTGCTGGCCCAGACCTGCTCGCAGATCGGCAAACCCGACCCGCCGCCGTCCTCCAAGCTGAACGCCGTGGCCTCCGCCGGGCTGCCCGCCGCCGACAAGGAGccggccgcccgccccgccgccctgAAGCCGCCGGGCAGCGGCGACGCGCCGCCCGAGGACAAGTCCAGCTTCAAGCCCTACTCGAAGGGCGGCGGGGAGCCGCGCAAGGACGGCAGCGCCGACAAGGCCGGCTTCCGAGTGCCCAGCGCCGCTTGCCCGCCGTTC CCCCCGCACGCCGCCGCCTCGCCCGGCGGCTCCCGCGACGCCTCGCCCCAGCACGCCGACCCCAAGGGCGCCGAGGAGAAGAAGGAGCCCGAGGCGGGCAAACCCAGCCCCGAGGGGACGGGCGGGGGGCTGGGGCGCGGGGCGACGGAGCCCGGGGCGCACGGCGAGCCCCCCTCGGGCCGCAAATCGGAGCCCCCCGCCCTGCCGCCCGCCGGCCATGTGGCCCCCGTCTCGCCCTACAAGCCGGGCCACTCCGTCTTCCCGCTGCCGCCCTCCAGCATCGGCTACCACGGCTCCATCGTCGGCGCCTACGCCGGCTACCCGTCCCAGTTCGTGCCCGGGCTGGACCCCACCAAGCCGGGCCTGGTGGGCAGCCAGCTGCCGGGGGCTCTGGGGCTGCCGGGGAAGCCGCCCAGCTCCAGCCCGCTCACCGGGGCCTCGCCGCCCTCCTTCATGCAGGGATTATGCCGGGACCCGTATTGCCTGAGCTACCACAGCGCCTCGCACCTGGGCTCCAGCAACTGCTCCAGCTGCGTGCACGACCCCGGCAGCCTGAAGAGCGGATACCCCTTGGTGTACCCCACGCACCCCCTGCACTCGGTGCACACCACGCTCTCCTCCGGCGGCACCCCCAGCCTGCCCGGCCACCCCCTCTACACCTACGGCTTCATGCTGCAGAACGACCCCCTGCCCCACATATGCAACTGGGTGTCTGCCAGCGGACCCTGCGACAAGAGGTTTGCCACCTCGGAGGAGCTGCTCACCCACCTACGGACCCACACGGCTCTGCCCGGGGCGGACAAACTCTTGGCGGGTTACCCTACCTCCGGGCTGGGCTCCgcagcctcctgccacctccacctcccgcccgccgcccccgggAGCCCCAACACGTTACCGGCCTCCCTCTCCTTGAGGAGCCCACACACTTTGGGACTAAACAGGTACCACCCCTACGGCAAGAGCCACTTGCCCACGGCCGGCGCGCTGCCCGTGCCCTCCTTGCCGGCCGCCGGACCTTACTACTCGCCATACGCGCTCTACGGCCAAAGActaacttcagcttctgcactGGGATATCAGTAA